The Rhodothermales bacterium genome contains a region encoding:
- a CDS encoding FtsX-like permease family protein, whose product MDFRLFIARRYLVGRKRLTLISIITGISTVGVTVGVAALIIVLSVMNGFFDFVRDLLVSVDPHVRIEAVQGRGIPSPDSVRQVALAIPGVVTATPYVQGKALLAYEGETETAKVVLVRGIDPGQFSSEDEVDRTGFGSFNLEREDGLSGMVIGIGLARRFGLSPKSGSLDASRLGLLSAPELERRITQPFAGFHVPRFEVRGVYDLESGNDESRVYIAISEAQRLFRTGKSVTGIEIRLDDLEKAAAVKSQLQARLPSDRFAVSTWYDLQRSLYSVMKLEKWAATLILALIIVVAAFSIVASITMVVLEKRRDIGVLQAMGVSRKDIAWIFRLEGLLIGITGTIAGLVLGLGMSLAQKYLELVPLVGADSFLLRAYPVSIRVWDVAGVAAIALLLCVVASLYPASRAASVQPAVAVNVE is encoded by the coding sequence TTGGACTTCCGCCTCTTCATAGCACGCCGATATCTCGTTGGCCGAAAGCGACTGACGCTGATTTCGATTATCACGGGGATATCCACTGTAGGAGTGACGGTGGGAGTGGCGGCGCTCATCATTGTGTTGTCGGTGATGAACGGCTTCTTCGATTTCGTGCGCGACCTCCTTGTTTCGGTTGATCCTCATGTGCGCATTGAGGCGGTGCAGGGCCGGGGGATTCCATCTCCCGATTCGGTTCGGCAGGTCGCCCTTGCCATTCCGGGCGTCGTTACCGCCACGCCGTATGTGCAGGGCAAGGCCCTGCTGGCGTACGAAGGAGAAACCGAGACGGCGAAGGTCGTACTTGTGAGGGGCATCGATCCCGGGCAGTTTTCATCGGAGGACGAGGTGGACCGAACGGGATTCGGCTCATTCAATCTGGAGCGTGAGGACGGGCTGTCGGGAATGGTGATCGGGATCGGGTTGGCGCGGCGATTCGGGCTGTCTCCAAAAAGCGGTTCGCTTGATGCCAGCCGGCTTGGTCTGCTTTCGGCACCGGAACTGGAGCGACGAATCACGCAGCCGTTTGCCGGATTCCACGTTCCGCGGTTTGAAGTCCGAGGGGTCTACGACCTGGAGTCGGGAAACGACGAAAGCCGTGTGTATATCGCGATCTCCGAGGCGCAGCGGCTCTTTCGCACGGGCAAGTCTGTCACCGGCATCGAGATTCGTCTGGATGATCTCGAGAAGGCGGCGGCCGTCAAATCACAGCTTCAGGCCAGACTTCCGTCCGATCGATTTGCTGTCAGCACGTGGTATGATCTTCAGAGATCGCTCTACAGCGTGATGAAACTGGAGAAGTGGGCTGCGACGCTCATTCTGGCCCTGATCATTGTCGTGGCTGCGTTCAGCATCGTGGCCTCCATAACAATGGTGGTCCTGGAGAAACGTCGGGACATCGGGGTGTTGCAGGCCATGGGCGTGTCGCGGAAGGATATCGCCTGGATTTTCCGACTTGAGGGCCTGTTGATCGGCATTACGGGAACGATTGCCGGGCTGGTCCTGGGCCTGGGGATGTCGCTGGCGCAGAAGTACCTGGAACTGGTGCCACTTGTGGGTGCGGACTCGTTTCTGCTTCGGGCGTATCCGGTTTCTATCCGGGTATGGGATGTTGCGGGAGTCGCGGCGATTGCCTTGCTTCTGTGCGTAGTGGCGTCTCTCTACCCGGCTTCCAGGGCGGCGTCGGTGCAGCCGGCCGTGGCCGTGAATGTGGAGTAG